A genomic stretch from Triplophysa dalaica isolate WHDGS20190420 chromosome 4, ASM1584641v1, whole genome shotgun sequence includes:
- the LOC130419587 gene encoding GAS2-like protein 2A isoform X1 — translation MSGIEHASVQSIKPFKSSEKYLYAMKEDLAEWLGDLYNIDIHVNNILDVLETGALLCAHANNVTRVADEFQKTVGPAEMPLPASGVTFVSSAHPTTFMARDNVTNFINWCRKEMSVPDVLMFETDDLVLRKNEKNFVLCLLEVARRASRFGMASPVLIQLEQEIEEEIREEMEETIQPKPQRSLINTQNLDEMVKFLISRCTCPSQFPMVKVSDGKYRVGDSNTLIFVRILRNHVMVRVGGGWDTLEHYLDKHDPCLCSSFIHKLTQRPATPVHEIKERLTTPQSDAQCGSQTTLLLSRSQSPLQPVVWSSSSPYRTQRAGPSPPRSHYSPDPEHQPNRRRNSLSPNKLRERPSSPSHMHTCTDSKYTRITDSSSRKGREATRSSPTPRLSTSLPRASYCPTTPQPEIQRPQTLLVLQSQPLQGPEKNLGQTWTKLHFVSKLRQNSSTGVKGRESQDKRQLISNGKDCVSPGIQSWLPKPPNITIKEPEDNGGPQRSLGLIHKFSPTKELTGVISDGLYTRPRTPTKKSTGDCFINANEKTEFEKRRNRSFKVQSQIHQVPNMVSPSHVNISSNSYRSVPDSPKSKTGGKEGGIKGGYRYTPSPLSPAQEANLYKSLEEEILSNLQQLSIESDTNSSSDENLAGTPQRSGEISSDRCKVLSPKNHEQTARIHSSTSHKPNSDHGASFDAVVAELSSAQRKMEKASAEKWVTTLPAGLNGKVEEDNTASFHLKVSKPEMTASCSSLGSSMDSKDTGELVKVSMDGERKMPHGKASTEYPKMQKSSLLKRRRSLKKPERVPSIYKLKLRPCVQPRRDHRSDRKPSKIPKPVFYKKISCKDESCPRQRENDFSIESFSSEHGNTWTKPKSHAQVQSAKKCQRTNPESHANHDLESWV, via the exons ATGTCTGGAATAGAGCATGCATCCGTCCAAAGCATCAAGCCTTTTAAATCGAGCGAAAAATATCTCTATGCCATGAAAGAAGACCTGGCAGAATGGCTGGGAGACTTATACAACATCGACATTCACGTCAATAATATTTTGGATGTTCTGGAGACGGGTGCACTGCTTTGTGCGCACGCCAACAACGTGACGCGGGTGGCGGATGAGTTTCAGAAGACGGTCGGACCCGCGGAGATGCCGCTGCCCGCTTCTGGAGTCACTTTTGTCAGCTCTGCACATCCAACAACGTTCATGGCAAGAGACAATGTGACTAATTTCATCAACTGGTGTCGAAAAGAGATGAGCGTTCCAG ACGTCCTGATGTTTGAGACGGATGACCTTGTCCTGCGTAAGAACGAGAAGAATTTTGTGCTGTGTCTTCTAGAGGTGGCCAGACGGGCCTCTCGTTTTGGCATGGCTTCACCAGTCCTTATTCAGCTGGAGCAGGAGATAGAGGAGGAGATTCGTGAGGAGATGGAGGAGACTATCCAGCCCAAACCTCAGAGGAGCTTAATAAATACCCAGAACCTGGACGAAATG GTTAAGTTCCTGATAAGCCGATGCACCTGCCCTTCCCAGTTCCCCATGGTGAAGGTATCAGACGGCAAATACAGGGTTGGAGACTCCAACACTCTCATATTTGTGCGG atctTGAGGAATCATGTTATGGTGCGTGTAGGTGGAGGATGGGACACCCTGGAGCACTATCTTGACAAACATGATCCCTGTCTCTGCAGTTCTTTCA TCCATAAATTGACACAACGTCCGGCTACTCCAGTCCATGAGATTAAAGAGAGGTTAACTACACCCCAGTCTGATGCCCAGTGTGGTTCTCAGACCACTCTTCTGCTGAGCCGATCTCAGTCTCCTCTTCAGCCAGTTGTGTGGTCCTCTTCATCGCCCTACAGAACCCAAAGAGCAGGACCCTCACCACCGCGCTCACACTACTCTCCCGACCCTGAACATCAGCCCAACCGCCGGAGAAACAGCCTCTCTCCTAACAA attaaGGGAGAGACCAAGTTCGCCGTCTCATATGCACACTTGTACTGACAGTAAATACACCAGGATAACAGATTCCTCCAGTAGAAAAGGCAGAGAGGCAACACGGTCATCTCCAACGCCCCGACTCTCTACCAGTCTCCCACGGGCTTCCTACTGTCCTACCACACCGCAGCCTGAGATACAGCGTCCTCAAACTCTCCTGGTACTTCAGAGCCAACCCCTACAAGGCCCTGAGAAGAACCTGGGTCAAACCTGGACCAAATTACACTTTGTCTCCAAACTGAGACAAAATTCCTCAACTGGAGTAAAAGGACGAGAGTCACAGGATAAAAGACAACTAATCTCAAACGGGAAAGATTGCGTAAGCCCAGGAATACAAAGCTGGCTTCCAAAACCTCCAAACATCACCATAAAAGAGCCTGAGGACAACGGAGGTCCCCAAAGAAGTCTTGGACTCATTCACAAATTTTCTCCCACAAAAGAGTTAACAGGTGTCATATCAGACGGACTATATACAAGGCCGAGAACACCAACTAAGAAATCCACAGGAGATTGTTTTATCAATGCAAATGAGAAAACCGAATTTGAGAAAAGAAGAAACAGATCATTCAAGGTACAGAGTCAGATTCATCAAGTGCCAAACATGGTGTCACCCTCTCATGTTAACATCTCAAGTAATTCTTATAGAAGTGTCCCTGATTCTCCGAAATCCAAAACAGGAGGCAAAGAGGGAGGAATAAAGGGGGGTTATCGTTACACTCCGTCTCCGCTCAGTCCTGCACAGGAAGCCAATCTCTACAAGAGCCTAGAGGAGGAAATCTTGTCCAATCTGCAACAGTTAAGCATCGAATCGGATACCAACAGCAGCTCGGATGAGAACCTTGCTGGGACTCCTCAGAGATCTGGAGAGATCTCTTCAGACCGCTGTAAAGTTCTTTCCCCCAAAAATCATGAACAGACAGCACGTATCCATTCAAGCACATCTCACAAACCCAACAGTGATCATGGAGCTAGTTTTGATGCAGTCGTTGCAGAACTCTCTAGTGCACAGCGAAAAATGGAAAAGGCATCAGCAGAGAAGTGGGTAACTACTCTTCCTGCTGGTCTCAACGGAAAGGTAGAGGAAGACAACACTGCTTCATTTCATCTTAAGGTCTCCAAACCTGAAATGACCGCTTCCTGCTCCTCATTGGGGTCCAGTATGGATTCAAAAGACACTGGTGAACTTGTGAAGGTGTCAATGGATGGCGAGAGAAAAATGCCTCATGGTAAAGCATCAACTGAATATCCCAAAATGCAAAAGAGTTCTTTGCTGAAGCGAAGAAGATCCTTAAAGAAGCCAGAGAGGGTGCCGTCTATCTATAAACTGAAATTAAGACCATGCGTCCAACCTCGACGTGACCACAGATCTGACCGGAAACCCTCAAAAATTCCCAAACCAgttttctacaaaaaaataaGCTGCAAAGATGAAAGTTGTCCTAGACAGAGAGAGAACGATTTCTCAATTGAGAGTTTCAGCTCAGAGCACGGTAACACTTGGACCAAACCAAAATCTCATGCTCAAGTACAGAGTGCTAAAAAGTGCCAAAGGACAAACCCTGAGTCGCATGCAAATCACGATCTGGAATCATGGGTATAA
- the LOC130419587 gene encoding GAS2-like protein 2A isoform X2 codes for MFETDDLVLRKNEKNFVLCLLEVARRASRFGMASPVLIQLEQEIEEEIREEMEETIQPKPQRSLINTQNLDEMVKFLISRCTCPSQFPMVKVSDGKYRVGDSNTLIFVRILRNHVMVRVGGGWDTLEHYLDKHDPCLCSSFIHKLTQRPATPVHEIKERLTTPQSDAQCGSQTTLLLSRSQSPLQPVVWSSSSPYRTQRAGPSPPRSHYSPDPEHQPNRRRNSLSPNKLRERPSSPSHMHTCTDSKYTRITDSSSRKGREATRSSPTPRLSTSLPRASYCPTTPQPEIQRPQTLLVLQSQPLQGPEKNLGQTWTKLHFVSKLRQNSSTGVKGRESQDKRQLISNGKDCVSPGIQSWLPKPPNITIKEPEDNGGPQRSLGLIHKFSPTKELTGVISDGLYTRPRTPTKKSTGDCFINANEKTEFEKRRNRSFKVQSQIHQVPNMVSPSHVNISSNSYRSVPDSPKSKTGGKEGGIKGGYRYTPSPLSPAQEANLYKSLEEEILSNLQQLSIESDTNSSSDENLAGTPQRSGEISSDRCKVLSPKNHEQTARIHSSTSHKPNSDHGASFDAVVAELSSAQRKMEKASAEKWVTTLPAGLNGKVEEDNTASFHLKVSKPEMTASCSSLGSSMDSKDTGELVKVSMDGERKMPHGKASTEYPKMQKSSLLKRRRSLKKPERVPSIYKLKLRPCVQPRRDHRSDRKPSKIPKPVFYKKISCKDESCPRQRENDFSIESFSSEHGNTWTKPKSHAQVQSAKKCQRTNPESHANHDLESWV; via the exons ATGTTTGAGACGGATGACCTTGTCCTGCGTAAGAACGAGAAGAATTTTGTGCTGTGTCTTCTAGAGGTGGCCAGACGGGCCTCTCGTTTTGGCATGGCTTCACCAGTCCTTATTCAGCTGGAGCAGGAGATAGAGGAGGAGATTCGTGAGGAGATGGAGGAGACTATCCAGCCCAAACCTCAGAGGAGCTTAATAAATACCCAGAACCTGGACGAAATG GTTAAGTTCCTGATAAGCCGATGCACCTGCCCTTCCCAGTTCCCCATGGTGAAGGTATCAGACGGCAAATACAGGGTTGGAGACTCCAACACTCTCATATTTGTGCGG atctTGAGGAATCATGTTATGGTGCGTGTAGGTGGAGGATGGGACACCCTGGAGCACTATCTTGACAAACATGATCCCTGTCTCTGCAGTTCTTTCA TCCATAAATTGACACAACGTCCGGCTACTCCAGTCCATGAGATTAAAGAGAGGTTAACTACACCCCAGTCTGATGCCCAGTGTGGTTCTCAGACCACTCTTCTGCTGAGCCGATCTCAGTCTCCTCTTCAGCCAGTTGTGTGGTCCTCTTCATCGCCCTACAGAACCCAAAGAGCAGGACCCTCACCACCGCGCTCACACTACTCTCCCGACCCTGAACATCAGCCCAACCGCCGGAGAAACAGCCTCTCTCCTAACAA attaaGGGAGAGACCAAGTTCGCCGTCTCATATGCACACTTGTACTGACAGTAAATACACCAGGATAACAGATTCCTCCAGTAGAAAAGGCAGAGAGGCAACACGGTCATCTCCAACGCCCCGACTCTCTACCAGTCTCCCACGGGCTTCCTACTGTCCTACCACACCGCAGCCTGAGATACAGCGTCCTCAAACTCTCCTGGTACTTCAGAGCCAACCCCTACAAGGCCCTGAGAAGAACCTGGGTCAAACCTGGACCAAATTACACTTTGTCTCCAAACTGAGACAAAATTCCTCAACTGGAGTAAAAGGACGAGAGTCACAGGATAAAAGACAACTAATCTCAAACGGGAAAGATTGCGTAAGCCCAGGAATACAAAGCTGGCTTCCAAAACCTCCAAACATCACCATAAAAGAGCCTGAGGACAACGGAGGTCCCCAAAGAAGTCTTGGACTCATTCACAAATTTTCTCCCACAAAAGAGTTAACAGGTGTCATATCAGACGGACTATATACAAGGCCGAGAACACCAACTAAGAAATCCACAGGAGATTGTTTTATCAATGCAAATGAGAAAACCGAATTTGAGAAAAGAAGAAACAGATCATTCAAGGTACAGAGTCAGATTCATCAAGTGCCAAACATGGTGTCACCCTCTCATGTTAACATCTCAAGTAATTCTTATAGAAGTGTCCCTGATTCTCCGAAATCCAAAACAGGAGGCAAAGAGGGAGGAATAAAGGGGGGTTATCGTTACACTCCGTCTCCGCTCAGTCCTGCACAGGAAGCCAATCTCTACAAGAGCCTAGAGGAGGAAATCTTGTCCAATCTGCAACAGTTAAGCATCGAATCGGATACCAACAGCAGCTCGGATGAGAACCTTGCTGGGACTCCTCAGAGATCTGGAGAGATCTCTTCAGACCGCTGTAAAGTTCTTTCCCCCAAAAATCATGAACAGACAGCACGTATCCATTCAAGCACATCTCACAAACCCAACAGTGATCATGGAGCTAGTTTTGATGCAGTCGTTGCAGAACTCTCTAGTGCACAGCGAAAAATGGAAAAGGCATCAGCAGAGAAGTGGGTAACTACTCTTCCTGCTGGTCTCAACGGAAAGGTAGAGGAAGACAACACTGCTTCATTTCATCTTAAGGTCTCCAAACCTGAAATGACCGCTTCCTGCTCCTCATTGGGGTCCAGTATGGATTCAAAAGACACTGGTGAACTTGTGAAGGTGTCAATGGATGGCGAGAGAAAAATGCCTCATGGTAAAGCATCAACTGAATATCCCAAAATGCAAAAGAGTTCTTTGCTGAAGCGAAGAAGATCCTTAAAGAAGCCAGAGAGGGTGCCGTCTATCTATAAACTGAAATTAAGACCATGCGTCCAACCTCGACGTGACCACAGATCTGACCGGAAACCCTCAAAAATTCCCAAACCAgttttctacaaaaaaataaGCTGCAAAGATGAAAGTTGTCCTAGACAGAGAGAGAACGATTTCTCAATTGAGAGTTTCAGCTCAGAGCACGGTAACACTTGGACCAAACCAAAATCTCATGCTCAAGTACAGAGTGCTAAAAAGTGCCAAAGGACAAACCCTGAGTCGCATGCAAATCACGATCTGGAATCATGGGTATAA
- the LOC130419587 gene encoding GAS2-like protein 2 isoform X3, whose amino-acid sequence MASPVLIQLEQEIEEEIREEMEETIQPKPQRSLINTQNLDEMVKFLISRCTCPSQFPMVKVSDGKYRVGDSNTLIFVRILRNHVMVRVGGGWDTLEHYLDKHDPCLCSSFIHKLTQRPATPVHEIKERLTTPQSDAQCGSQTTLLLSRSQSPLQPVVWSSSSPYRTQRAGPSPPRSHYSPDPEHQPNRRRNSLSPNKLRERPSSPSHMHTCTDSKYTRITDSSSRKGREATRSSPTPRLSTSLPRASYCPTTPQPEIQRPQTLLVLQSQPLQGPEKNLGQTWTKLHFVSKLRQNSSTGVKGRESQDKRQLISNGKDCVSPGIQSWLPKPPNITIKEPEDNGGPQRSLGLIHKFSPTKELTGVISDGLYTRPRTPTKKSTGDCFINANEKTEFEKRRNRSFKVQSQIHQVPNMVSPSHVNISSNSYRSVPDSPKSKTGGKEGGIKGGYRYTPSPLSPAQEANLYKSLEEEILSNLQQLSIESDTNSSSDENLAGTPQRSGEISSDRCKVLSPKNHEQTARIHSSTSHKPNSDHGASFDAVVAELSSAQRKMEKASAEKWVTTLPAGLNGKVEEDNTASFHLKVSKPEMTASCSSLGSSMDSKDTGELVKVSMDGERKMPHGKASTEYPKMQKSSLLKRRRSLKKPERVPSIYKLKLRPCVQPRRDHRSDRKPSKIPKPVFYKKISCKDESCPRQRENDFSIESFSSEHGNTWTKPKSHAQVQSAKKCQRTNPESHANHDLESWV is encoded by the exons ATGGCTTCACCAGTCCTTATTCAGCTGGAGCAGGAGATAGAGGAGGAGATTCGTGAGGAGATGGAGGAGACTATCCAGCCCAAACCTCAGAGGAGCTTAATAAATACCCAGAACCTGGACGAAATG GTTAAGTTCCTGATAAGCCGATGCACCTGCCCTTCCCAGTTCCCCATGGTGAAGGTATCAGACGGCAAATACAGGGTTGGAGACTCCAACACTCTCATATTTGTGCGG atctTGAGGAATCATGTTATGGTGCGTGTAGGTGGAGGATGGGACACCCTGGAGCACTATCTTGACAAACATGATCCCTGTCTCTGCAGTTCTTTCA TCCATAAATTGACACAACGTCCGGCTACTCCAGTCCATGAGATTAAAGAGAGGTTAACTACACCCCAGTCTGATGCCCAGTGTGGTTCTCAGACCACTCTTCTGCTGAGCCGATCTCAGTCTCCTCTTCAGCCAGTTGTGTGGTCCTCTTCATCGCCCTACAGAACCCAAAGAGCAGGACCCTCACCACCGCGCTCACACTACTCTCCCGACCCTGAACATCAGCCCAACCGCCGGAGAAACAGCCTCTCTCCTAACAA attaaGGGAGAGACCAAGTTCGCCGTCTCATATGCACACTTGTACTGACAGTAAATACACCAGGATAACAGATTCCTCCAGTAGAAAAGGCAGAGAGGCAACACGGTCATCTCCAACGCCCCGACTCTCTACCAGTCTCCCACGGGCTTCCTACTGTCCTACCACACCGCAGCCTGAGATACAGCGTCCTCAAACTCTCCTGGTACTTCAGAGCCAACCCCTACAAGGCCCTGAGAAGAACCTGGGTCAAACCTGGACCAAATTACACTTTGTCTCCAAACTGAGACAAAATTCCTCAACTGGAGTAAAAGGACGAGAGTCACAGGATAAAAGACAACTAATCTCAAACGGGAAAGATTGCGTAAGCCCAGGAATACAAAGCTGGCTTCCAAAACCTCCAAACATCACCATAAAAGAGCCTGAGGACAACGGAGGTCCCCAAAGAAGTCTTGGACTCATTCACAAATTTTCTCCCACAAAAGAGTTAACAGGTGTCATATCAGACGGACTATATACAAGGCCGAGAACACCAACTAAGAAATCCACAGGAGATTGTTTTATCAATGCAAATGAGAAAACCGAATTTGAGAAAAGAAGAAACAGATCATTCAAGGTACAGAGTCAGATTCATCAAGTGCCAAACATGGTGTCACCCTCTCATGTTAACATCTCAAGTAATTCTTATAGAAGTGTCCCTGATTCTCCGAAATCCAAAACAGGAGGCAAAGAGGGAGGAATAAAGGGGGGTTATCGTTACACTCCGTCTCCGCTCAGTCCTGCACAGGAAGCCAATCTCTACAAGAGCCTAGAGGAGGAAATCTTGTCCAATCTGCAACAGTTAAGCATCGAATCGGATACCAACAGCAGCTCGGATGAGAACCTTGCTGGGACTCCTCAGAGATCTGGAGAGATCTCTTCAGACCGCTGTAAAGTTCTTTCCCCCAAAAATCATGAACAGACAGCACGTATCCATTCAAGCACATCTCACAAACCCAACAGTGATCATGGAGCTAGTTTTGATGCAGTCGTTGCAGAACTCTCTAGTGCACAGCGAAAAATGGAAAAGGCATCAGCAGAGAAGTGGGTAACTACTCTTCCTGCTGGTCTCAACGGAAAGGTAGAGGAAGACAACACTGCTTCATTTCATCTTAAGGTCTCCAAACCTGAAATGACCGCTTCCTGCTCCTCATTGGGGTCCAGTATGGATTCAAAAGACACTGGTGAACTTGTGAAGGTGTCAATGGATGGCGAGAGAAAAATGCCTCATGGTAAAGCATCAACTGAATATCCCAAAATGCAAAAGAGTTCTTTGCTGAAGCGAAGAAGATCCTTAAAGAAGCCAGAGAGGGTGCCGTCTATCTATAAACTGAAATTAAGACCATGCGTCCAACCTCGACGTGACCACAGATCTGACCGGAAACCCTCAAAAATTCCCAAACCAgttttctacaaaaaaataaGCTGCAAAGATGAAAGTTGTCCTAGACAGAGAGAGAACGATTTCTCAATTGAGAGTTTCAGCTCAGAGCACGGTAACACTTGGACCAAACCAAAATCTCATGCTCAAGTACAGAGTGCTAAAAAGTGCCAAAGGACAAACCCTGAGTCGCATGCAAATCACGATCTGGAATCATGGGTATAA